In Rhinolophus sinicus isolate RSC01 chromosome X, ASM3656204v1, whole genome shotgun sequence, a single genomic region encodes these proteins:
- the MID1IP1 gene encoding mid1-interacting protein 1: MMQICDTYNQKHSLFNAMNRFIGAVNNMDQTVMVPSLLRDVPLAEPGLDNDVSVEVGGSGGCLEESTPPAPGPGSANGSFFAPSRDMYSHYVLLKSIRNDIEWGVLHQPPQPAGSEEGSAWKSKDILVDLSHLEGADAGEEDLEQQFHYHLRGLHTVLSKLTRKANILTNRYKQEIGFSNWGH; the protein is encoded by the coding sequence ATGATGCAAATCTGCGACACCTACAACCAGAAGCACTCGCTCTTTAATGCCATGAACCGCTTCATCGGCGCCGTGAACAACATGGACCAGACGGTGATGGTGCCCAGCCTGCTGCGCGACGTGCCCCTGGCCGAGCCCGGGCTGGACAACGATGTCAGCGTGGAGGTAGGCGGTAGTGGCGGCTGCCTGGAGGAGAGCACGCCCCCCGCCCCGGGCCCGGGCAGCGCCAATGGCAGCTTTTTCGCGCCCTCTCGGGACATGTACAGCCACTACGTGCTGCTCAAGTCCATCCGCAACGACATCGAGTGGGGGGTCCTGCACCAGCCGCCACAACCGGcggggagcgaggagggcagcgcGTGGAAGTCCAAAGACATCCTGGTGGACCTGAGCCACTTGGAGGGCGCGGACGCCGGCGAGGAGGACCTGGAACAGCAGTTTCACTACCACCTGCGCGGGCTGCACACTGTGCTCTCCAAACTCACGCGCAAAGCCAACATCCTCACCAACAGATACAAGCAGGAGATCGGCTTCAGCAATTGGGGCCACTGA